CTTGTCCGCAACCTTGCGATCGAGCACGATTTCCGAATTGCCGGTACCCTTGAACTCTTCGAAGATGACCTCGTCCATCTTGGAGCCGGTGTCGATCAGGGCGGTGGCGATGATCGAGAGCGAGCCGCCTTCCTCGATATTGCGCGCGGCGCCGAAGAAGCGCTTGGGGCGCTGCAGCGCGTTGGCGTCGACGCCGCCGGTCAGGACCTTGCCCGAGCTCGGCACGACGGTGTTGTAGGCGCGGCCGAGGCGCGTGATCGAGTCCAGGAGGATGACGACATCCTTCTTGTGCTCAACGAGGCGCTTGGCCTTTTCGATCACCATCTCGGCGACTTGGACGTGGCGCTGCGCGGGTTCGTCGAATGTCGAGGAGATGACCTCGCCCTGGACCGAGCGCTGCATGTCGGTGACTTCCTCAGGCCGCTCGTCGATCAGCAGTACGATCAGGAAGACCTCGGGATGGTTCTCGGTGATCGCCTTGGCGATATTCTGCAGCAGCACCGTCTTGCCGACGCGCGGCGGCGCGACGATCAGGGCGCGCTGGCCCTTGCCCTGCGGGCTGACGATATCGATGACCCGGGCGGACTTGTCCTTCTGGGTCGGATCGAGCGTGTCGAGCCGCAATTTCTCGTCGGGATAGAGCGGGGTGAGGTTGTCGAAATTGACGCGATGGCGGACCGCATCGGGATCGTCGAAATTGACCGAGACCAGGCGGGTCAGCGCGAAATAGCGCTCGCCGTCCTTGGGACCGCGGATCTCGCCCTCGATCGTGTCGCCGGTGCGCAGGCCGAATTTCCGGACCTGGTTGGGCGCGACATAGATGTCGTCGGGGCCGGCGAGATAATTCGCCTCGGGGCTGCGGAGGAAACCGAACCCGTCGGGCAGGACCTCGATCGTCCCCATGCCCATGATCTCCTGGCCGTTTTCGGCCTGGACCTTGAGGATGGAGAACATCAGTTCCTGCTTGCGGAGCGTGGATGCGCCCTCGATGCCAAGCTCTTCGGCCATGGCCACCAGATCGGCGGGGGTCTTCTGCTTCAAATCTTTGAGATGCATGAGGATTCTCGGGAAAGCGGGATACGGTCGTCCGAAGCGCTGAGAGATCAGAATGCGGCTGGATGCCCGCAAAGGACTGCGAGCTAACGACTTGAGGGTGCGTTAGGCTCCGCCCTGATTCAAGTCAATATGTACTAAAAGGGGCGAACGATCACCAGGATGACGATGATGGCCGTGGCAATGCCGGGCACTTCGTTCATGATGCGCAGCGCCTTGCCGCTCACAGGCCGCTCACCGCGGGCGAGCTTCTTGCCATAAGCAACCATCCAGCCGTGATAGCCGGACAGAGCGATGACGAGCGCGAACTTGGCGTGGAACCAGCCCTGCGACCAGGCGCCGGTCATGAAGGCGAGGGTCAGGCCGAACACCCACACCATCGCCATGGCTGGCGTGATGATGATATTGCGGAGCTTCTTCTCGCGGTCGATCCAGCGCTTCTCCTCGACCGATCCGGGCGTCGCCTCCTGATGGTAGACGTAGTAGCGGGGCAGCATGAACAGGCCCGCGATCCAGAAGATCACGAAGATGACGTGCGCAGCCTTAATCCAGGCGTAGGTCAATTGAAGAGCCGTTTCGAAATCATAGCCGGTCACTGGCGCACCAGTTGGAGGAGTTGCTCGACATGAGCGATCGGCGTGTCCGGCAAGATGCCATGCCCCAAGTTGAAGATATGCGGCCTATCTTCGAGCGCTGATATGATACGGGCAACCGCCTTTTCAAGCGCGTCGCCGCCGGCGATCAGCGCGAGCGGATCGAGATTGCCCTGGACGGGGAGACCAGCGGGCAGGGCGGAATGGGCCCAGGCCGGATCCACCGTTTCGTCGAGGCCGAGCGCGTCGACCCCGGTTTCGCGCGCATAAGCGGGGAGCTTGCCGCCCGCGCCCTTGGGAAAGCCGATCACAGGAATATCGGGATGGCGCGCCTTGAAGGCGGCGATGATCCGCGCGTTGGGCGCGATCACCCATTGTTCGAACTGGGCCGGCGCCAGGCTGCCCGCCCAGCTGTCGAACAATTGCACGGCCTCGACCCCGGCTTCGACCTGGCCTGACAGATAGTCGACGGTCATGTCCGCGACGGCGTCGATGATTTCCTGGAACGCCGTCGGATCACGATAGGCGTAGCGCCGGGCGTCGGCCTGCTCCTTGCTGCCCTTGCCCGCGATCATATAGGTCGCGACCGTCCACGGGCTGCCTGCAAAGCCCAGGAAGGTGGTTTCAGGCGGCAATGCTCGCTTCACCTTATCCACGGTCCGGTAAACCGCCTCCAGACGCTCTGGCACGGCCTCAAGCGAGGCGAAGGCAGCATCGACGAGCGGCGGCGACAGTCGCGGCCCCTCGCCAGCCTCGAAGCGTAGATCCTGGCCGAGCGCATAAGGCACGATCAGGATGTCGGAGAAGAGGATGGCCCCATCGAAGCCGAACCGGCGGATCGGCTGGAGCGTGACCTCGGCTGCCGCGTCGGTATCGTAAACCAGCTCGAGGAAGCCGCCCCTGTCGGCCCTCAACGCGCGGTACTCGGGCAGGTAGCGGCCGGCCTGGCGCATCAGCCATATCGGCATTTTTCCCGGATTTCCGCCGTTCAGCACGGTGAGCAGGGGCTTATTCGATCCGGACATAAGGGGCGCGGGCTCCGCCTCTCTTATCTAAAGAGTCTTATTAGAAGAGAGTCTGATGAAGGTTGTAGGGCGTCGGATCAGGGGGTTTATTGAATCGCACCGTTTTTGCAAACAGCTTGACTCGGGAGGCCCCCACGGGCCGCTGCAGATTCGCCGGAACGATCCCCGCTATCCACAATCTGGGGATGGAACTTATCCGGTGTTCGGCGAACTGTGGATGGAATCCGGACAACGGGGGCGAATCGATTTCTTGAAAGCGCCCCGAAGCTTCCGCTAGCGCTTTCCCCAGGCTTTTCCACAGGCGGATTCTTGATGGGTCAGTTCCACCTCCACCTCCTCTCGGATTCCACGGGCGAGACGCTGGAAGTCGTTGCAAAGGCGTGCCTGGCCCAGTTTGACGGGGTCGAGGCGCTGCGCCATTTCTGGCCGATGATCCGGTCGGAAGGGCATCTCGATCGCGTGCTCGACGATATCGAGCGTCGGCCTGGGCTCGTCCTCTACACGCTGGTGAACAGCAATATCCGCCGCGAGCTCGAGCAGAAATGCCGCCGCCGCGGCATCCATGCGGTGTCGGCGCTCGATCCGGTGATCGACGCTTTGTCCGCCGTGCTCGGCCAGGAGGCCAAGGCGCGGCCAGGACGCCAGCATGCGCTCGACGCGGCTTATTTCGCGCGCGTCGACGCGATCCAGTTTTCGATCGCGCATGACGACGGCGTCAACGCGCAGAATTGGGAGGAGGCCGACATCGTCCTCGCGGGCGTGTCCCGCACTTCGAAGACGCCGACCTCCATCTATCTCGCCAATCGCGGCTACAAGGTCGCCAATATCCCGCTTGTCCCGGAATCGCCGCCGCCGCCATCGCTTTTCTCGCTCAAGCATCCGCTGGTCGTGGGTCTGACCACCGGCTCGGACCGGCTGATCCAGATCCGCCGCAATCGCCTGCTCGCGCTCAACCAGGCGCCGGAAACCGATTATGTGGATGCCGATGCAGTGGCCGCCGAGCTCGCCTTCGCACGGCGCCTATTTGCGGATAACGGTTGGCCTGTCATCGATGTAACTCGCCGCTCGATTGAAGAAACGGCGTTTGCGATCGTTAAATTGTGCAACGAACGAATGGACGGGTCTGAATGAAACTTCTCCTCGCATCGATGAGCACTACTCGCCGCGGCATGCTGGAGGCGACCGGCGTCGCCTTCGATGCTGTGCCGGCGATGATCGACGAGGACGCGCGCAAGGCGGAGCTGCAGCATGACGGCCTCGCCGCCCATGTCGTCGCCAAGACGCTGGCCGAGATGAAGGCGCTGAGCGTGCTCGACGCGGTCGGCACCCTGATCATCGGCTGCGACCAGACGCTGGAATATGGCGACGGCGAGACGTTCGATAAGCCGAAGACGCGCGACGAGGCGTTCGACCAGTTGAAGACGCTCAGCGGCCGCAGCCATTTTCTCCATTCCGCCGTCGCTGTGGCCGAGAACAAGAAGATCGTGTGGCGCCATTCGGATACCGTGCGCCTGACGATGCGCACGCTCAGCGACGAGTTCATCGATTCCTATCTCGACGTGGAATATGAGGACGTCCGCAACAGCGTCGGCGGCTATCATATCGAGGGGCGGGGCGCGCAATTGTTCGATTGGGTCGAGGGCAGCCATTTCGCCATCCAGGGCCTGCCGCTGCTGCCTTTGCTCAAATATCTCCGCGAGCGCAGCATCTTGATGGCATGATCACGCTCGGCCTCACAGGCTCGATCGGCATGGGCAAATCCACGGTCGCCGCGATGTTCGCCGAAGCGGGCGTGCCCGTGTTCGACGCCGACGCTGCGGTTCACCGGCTGCAGGGACCCGAGGGAGCCCTGGTGGCCGCCATCGAATCCGATTTTCCCGGCACCACTGGCCCGGCCGGAGTCGACCGGACCAGCCTCGCCGAGGCAGTGCTCGGCCAGCCCGAGGCGCTGCAGCGGCTGGAGGCCCTGGTCCATCCCGCCGTCGCCGCAGAGCGCGAGCATTTCCTCGCCGCACATCGCGCGGATCCGCTGGTCGTGCTCGATATCCCGCTGCTGTTCGAAAAAGGCGGCTGGTCGCATGTCGACAGGATCGCGGTCGTCTCTGCGCCCGCCGAAATCCAGCGGGCGCGCGTCCTGACTCGGCCCGGCATGACCGAGGACCGGTTCGAACAGATATTGGCGCTGCAGATGCCGGATTCGGAGAAACGCGCGCGCGCCGATTTCGTGATTCCGACAGGGGGTTCGTTGGACGAGACGAAAGCGGCGGTCCGAGCACTGATCGCTGGACTGAAAGGACGTCCGGATTCATAAGGGTCCGATGCGGGAAATCATCTTCGACACCGAGACCACGGGGCTCAATCCGCTCACTGGCGACCGGATGGTCGAGATCGGCTGCGTCGAATTGATCAACCGGGTCGAAACCGGCCGGACTTTCCACGCTTATTTCAATCCCAAGCGGTCGATGCCGGCGGAGGCGCAGGCGGTGCACGGACTGTCCGACGCCTTCCTGGCCGACAAGCCGTGCTTCGACGAATTGTGCGAGGATCTGCTCGAATTCGTCGGCGACAGCCCGCTGGTCGCACACAATGCCAGCTTCGACTTCGGATTCCTGAACCACGAATTGAGCCAGTGCGGGCGACCACTGGTCTGCATGACCCGGATGGTCGACACGCTGGTGCTGGCGCGGCAGCGTCATCCCGGCGCTAAGCACAGCCTCGACGCCTTGTGCACCCGCTTCGGCGTCGACCGCAGCCTCCGCGTCAAGCATGGCGCGCTGATCGACGCCCAGCTCCTGGCCCAGGTCTATATCGAGCTGACCGGCGGCCGGCAGATCGGCTTCTCGCTGGCCACGACCAAGGTCGAGCAGGACATCGCCGACGCCGCGCGGCTGGCCGACGCCGCCCCGATCGTGCTCAAGGTCCGCCCGCCGCGGCCGCATTTCGCGTCGGAAGAGGAACTTCAGCGACACGCCGCATTTGTAGCCGCATTGGTCGACCCCATATGGCACCGGCTGGACGGGCGCGGTTGACCCCTGACTGTCGCCGCGCCTAAGCCGCGCCCGACAAATAAGTGTGGAGAAGATGATGGAAATCCGGGTCTCTGGTCATCAGGTCGATACCGGCGAAGCGCTTCGGACGCATGTCGAAGAGCGCCTTAACGCGATCGGCGAGAAGTATTTCTCGCGCACGCTTTTCGCCAACGTGACCTTCGGCAAAGGTCCCCACGATTACCAGTTCACCTGCGACATCATCGCCCACGTGCCGCAAGGCGTGATCCTCAAGGGCTCGGGCCGCGCGGCAGAAGCGCACCCCGCGTTCGACCAGGCCGCCGATCGGATCGAGCGCCAGCTGCGCCGCTACACCAAGCGGCTGAAGGATCGCAGCGGCGCGCCGACGGTCGCCGAAGCGCTGGCCGAGATCGCTGCCGATGCCGCCTACACTGTGTTCCAGTCGCACGAGGAGGAGCAGGAGCCGGCCGACAACCCGCCGATCATCGCCGAAACCCGGGTCGACATTCCCGACGCCAGCGTCTCCGACGCGGTGATGATCCTCGATCTGCGCAACACCAACGCCTTGCTCTTCCGCAACAGCGGCACCGGCAAGTTCAACATGGTCTATCGTCGCGGCGACGGCACGATCGGCTGGGTCGAACCGCAGCGCGACTGAGCGCAAGCCGGGGGGCCGAGCTTTTCCTGAATTGGCGCGGGGGCCGTCCGGCCCCCATATCGGTGCATACATGAATGATCTGACTTCGATCCTGGGCGGGGACGCCGTCGACGCTGGGCTGAGCGTCGCGAACAAGAAGGCGCTGTTCCAGCAGCTCGCCGCCGCCGCCTCCCGCCTCACGGGGATCGCGGCGAAGGCCATCGTGGCGGCGCTGAACGAGCGCGAGCGGCTCGGGTCGACCGGCTTCGGCAACGGCATCGCCATTCCCCACGGCAAGCTGCCCGGGCCCGACCGGGTCTTCGGCTATTTCGTGCGGCTCAACGCCCCGATCGATTTCCAGTCGATCGACAATCTCCCGGTCGATCTCGTCTTCCTTTTGCTCTCGCCGATCGATGCCGGGGCCGACCATTTGAAGGCGCTGGCCGGCGTCAGCCGCGCGCTGCGTGACAAGCAGACCCTGGCGAAGCTCCGCGGTGCGCGCTCGAAGGACGCGATCTACGCCTTGCTGGCCGGGGAGGCGGCGCATGCCGCCTGAGGAATCCGGCGCGCTCGCCCATTATCGGGCGCTGGAATCGCTCTACCGCCGGGCCCCGGTCAATCGTCTGTTCCAGAGCGAGCTCGAGATCGTCGACGAGGGCTTTGCGCGGATCCGCTTCGAGGTCGAGGAGAGGGTCTATCACGCCGCCGGCGCCGCCCACGGCACCATCTATTTCAAGATGCTCGACGACGCCGCTTTCTATGCCTGCAACAGCCTCGTCACCGACCGCTTCCTGCTGACCACGGCTTTCAACCTGCTGTTCACGCGCCCGCTGAAGGCCGGACCGGTCGTGGCAGAGGGGCGCTGGGCCAGTGGCAAGCGCCGGGTCTATGTCGCCGACGCGCGCCTGATCGATTCCAGCGGGGAAGAGGCGGCGCGCGGAACCGGCACGTTCATGCGCTCGCACATCCCTCTGTCCGGCCTCGACGGCTACCGCGCCGAATGACGCAGGCCCGTCTCGCGGCGTCGGTGCTGATCACCGGCCTGGCGCGCAAGGCGGAGGCCGAAGGCGGATTTGCCGCGGTCCTGTCGAAGGGCGATGCGACCGCCGGTTCGATCATCGTGGTCCTGGTCGAGCGCGGCGGCGATCCGCGCGTCCTCGAGAGGATTCTGCAAGGCGACGGCCGCTATGCCTGGCGCGAGGCGGTGGCGGGTAACCCCGCCGCCGTCCAGAAGTTCCTCGAAAAGCGGCGCGGATTCGATCCCGACGTCTGGATTTTGGAACTGGACGTCCCATCGTGGGAACGGTTCGCCGCTGAAATGATCGATTTTTGTTGACCCTCTGGCGGCGCGATATCATTACGCGCCCATCACTTTTCGAGCGGGGGGCCGCACAAGACGCCAGGGGTTCGGCGTCGTGGCCACAGCGAGACGGGGGGACGACCCAGGGCGGGTTTTTTCTGAGCGCCTGAAGGTCCGAGAACCGCACAGTCCAGAGACTTGATGCTTCGATACATTCGCGCCACCGGCATTGCCGGGGCAGCTATGACGTTGGCCGCGGGTGCGGCCTACGCCGACACCTCGATGGCTCCCGAAACCGATACGGCCAACGCCGTTCGCTACATTGACCATGCCGCCGCCGATCTGGACGGCGCCACCCTCGCTTCGGCGAGAATGGAGACGCCGGCAATCCGGGCGCAGCAGGTCGACTTTTCCACTTCCGTTCCCGATCACGCCGTCGCCACCGTCGACGAGCCCGTCATCGCCCCCGAGCCCGCGCCAAAGTCGCGCTCGCTGCGCGAACTGGTCGGGGAACATGCGCGTTCTAAGGTCGCCGACGCCGAGCATGAGTGCCTCGCCGAGGCCGTCTATTTCGAATCGAAGGGCGAGCCGCTCGAGGGCCAGCTCGCCGTCGCCGAGGTCGTGATCAACCGCGCCGAATCCGGCCGCTATCCCTCCACCCTCTGCGGCGTCGTCCGCCAGCGCGGCCAGTTCTCGTTCGTGCGCGGCGGCCGCATCCCCGACGCGCCGAGCGGCACCGAGGCGTGGCGCAAGGCCGTGGCGATCGCCCATATCGCCCGCGAGGAACTCGCCGAGAGCAAGGCCGAGAATGCGATGTTCTTCCATGCGACCCGCGTCCGTCCGTCGTGGCGCGGCCTGAAGCGCGTCGCCGCGGTGGGCAACCACATCTTCTACCGCTGATCGCTTAAAGCGCCGGGAAATGGCCCGCTCTCCGGTTGGAGGGCGGGCTTTTTCGTGCCCGTCCCTTTATCCTGTTCCCTTTTCATTCTAGCGTCAGGCGATGGCTTCCCTCCCGAGTCTCGACGGCTGCTTCGCCGATTCGCCGCTCATTGCGCAGGATGTCGCGCGCGGGGTGACGCGGCTGTTCTTCCGCCAAGACCTGTTCGGACTCTGCGAAGTGCCGCTGCCCAACGGCCGGCGTGCGGACTTGATGGCCGTGTGCGGCAAGGGGCTTCTGACGATCGTCGAGATCAAGGTGTCCAAGGCGGACCTGCTCGGCGACCAGAAGTGGCGCGACTATCTCGATTATTGCGACCGATTCTTCTGGGCCGTGCCGGCCGGCTTCGATCTCGCCTTGCTCGAAGGCGAAGCGCAGGGCCCCGACGTGTCGGGGCTGATCGTCGCCGATCGCTACGATGCGGCGGTGGTCCGCGATGCGCCGATGCGCCAGCTCGCCGCGGCCCGGCGCAAGGCGGAGACGTTGCGTTTCGCCCGCCGGGCGGCGCGCCGACTGGTAGGCGGAATCGATCCCGGGCTGGCCGGCCTCGACTAGAGGACGGGGCCGGAGACTGCCTTGGCGGGCTTGGCCGGGGTCTCGAGCAGCTTCACGATGCTGGCCGCGCGCGGATCGCGCTTGGCATAATCGATCGCGGAATAGCCGGTGCTGCTGTCGGCCTTGCGCGGATCGGCGCCGCGCGCCAGAAGCAGCCGCACCATCGGCACGTCGCGATTCAGCACCGCGAGGATCAGCGGCGTCTCGCCGCGCTTGTTGGCAGCGTTGGGCGATGCCTTGCGGGCGAGCAGGAATTCGGCGCCTTCGGCCCAGCCGATCTGCGCCGCCAGCGAAAGCGCGGTGTTGCCCTCGCGATTCTCGCTGTCGACGCGTGCACCCTTGCCGACGAGGAAGCGGAGCCAGGTGAGGTCGCGCTCGCGGGTGACGACGTGGAGGACGGAGTCGCCGCTGGCATGGTCGCGGGTGTTGATGATCGTGGTCGAGGGCTTCGACAGCAGATTGGTGACCTTGTCGCCGTCCCGCTTCTTGACCGCCTCCATCAGGGCGAAACCGTCCGACGTGAGCTGCTGCGCCGCCGCCGGTGCGGCAACCAGGGCCAGCGCGGCGGCCGCGAACAACGCTTTGGATATCCGGATCACGATTTCTACCCCGCCTCAGTACCAGCTTGATTGTCGGCCTGTAGCAAAGCAAGGCTGGCCGCGCCATGAATGAACGCCGCTTTCTCGCTTCGCTCGCCCTCCTCCTGACACTGCTGCTCGGCGCCTGCGGTCCCAAGGCGGAAGAGACGCCGCCGCTGGCCGGAGCGTCGCTCGGGGGGCCGTTCACGCTGACCGACCAGGACGGCAAGCAGGTCTCCGACACGGATTTCGACGGCCGCTACCGACTCGTCTATTTCGGCTTCACTTACTGCCCGGACGTGTGCCCGGTCGATCTCCAGGTGATCGGACAGGGCTTCCGCCAGCTCGAAAAGAGCGACCCGGCGATCGCGGCCAAGGTCCAGCCGATCTTCATCAGCGTCGACCCCGAGCGCGACACGCCGCCGGTGGTGAAGGAGTTCGTGTCGGCCTTCCATCCCCGGCTGGTCGGCCTCACCGGCACGCCCGAGCAGATTGCCGAGGTGGCGAAGCGCTACGGCATTTATTATATCAAGGAGCAGTCGGAAGGCGCGAGCGGCTATCTGGTGAACCATTCGCGTAACACCGTCCTGTTCGGCCCGAAGGGCGAGCCGATCGCGATCGTCCCGCACGACCAGGGGCCGGAGACGGTGGCCGCGGAGCTCAAACGCTGGGTGAAATGAACTTCTGGGAAAAACCGCTCGTACAGCTCACCCGCGAGGAATGGGAAAAGCTGTGCGACGGCTGCGGCAAATGCTGCCTCCACAAGGTGGAGGATGCCGACACCGGCGAGATCTACAACACCAACGTCACCTGCAAGTTGCTCGACAGCCATAGCGGGCTTTGCACCAACTATAAGGGGCGGCGCAGCTTCGTGCCCGATTGCGTCCAGCTCACCTACCAGAAGGCCGGCACGCTGCCCTGGCTGCCCTCGACCTGCGCCTATCGGCTGCGCGCCGAGGGCAAGCCGCTTCCGGGCTGGCATTACCTGATCACCGGCAGTCGCGACACGGTTCACGAGGCCGGCCAGTCGGTCCGCGGCTGGACGGTCCCTGAGGGCGAGGCCGGGCCGCTCGAATATCATCTCTCCGACCGTGAGCTCTGAGCTTCGCTTCGAGGGCGGCTCGGTGAGCGCCGTCCTCACGCTGAAGACTTCGGCGCGGGCCAAGGTGATGCGCCTGCGCGTCGATCCCCGCACCGGTGCCGTGATCCTCACCGTGCCGCGGCGCGTGTCGCAACGGCGGGCGCTGCAATGGGCCGCCGGGCATCGGGACTGGATCGAGAAGACGCTGTCCGCAATCCCGGCGCCGCTCGCGCTCGCCCACGGCAGCGAGATTCCGCTCGGGGGCGTGCCGCATGCGATCGACTGGCGCCCGGATCGCTCGCGCATCGCGCGGGTCGAGGACGGCCGCATTCTGATCGGCGGGCCGGAGGAAACGCTCGTCCCCAGGATGCAGCGCTGGCTGCGGCGCCAGGCGCTGGACGTGCTGACCCGCGAGACCCACGAATATGCCGCCAAGGCCGGAGTGACGGTCAGCCGCGTCGGCGTCGGCGATACCGTGTCGCGCTGGGGAAGCTGCTCCTCGGCTGGGACCATCCGTTACAGCTGGCGCCTCATCCTGGCGCCCGATTGGGTGCGGCGGGCGACGGTGGCGCATGAAGTGGCGCACCGTGTTCACATGGACCACAGCCCGCGCTTCCACGCCTTGGTCGAGCAATTGTTCGGCGCCGATCCGACGCCGGCGCGCTTATGGCTGCGCCGGAACGGGGCGGCGCTCCACCGGATCGCGCGCGCTTAGCTGGCGCGGCGGCGGGGCCTGGCGCGGCGCGGGGGGCGGTGCCCTTTCCCGGCCGACGGCTCGATCCAGCCATTCCTGGTTGAGCTCTTCGCGCCTCGGATCATCGGCCGGTGCCGGGAGCGGCTGCGGCGCGACGTCGATCGGCTGGCCCGGCTGCGGTGCGATCGGATTGCCGTCAGGATCGACCATCATGCCGGGGTCGCCGGGGATGGCGGGGCCGTTCTCGGGCTCGCCGAACCAGGCTTCCTCGTCGGGCTCCATCTCCCAGTCGGGCAGAGCGACCTCGATGTCGAACTTCTCGACCGGGCGCTTGGCCACCGCGCGGACCATATGGTCGCGGAAGGCGCGGGCGGGCGAGGTGCCGCCCTGCAGTCCCGGCAGCGCCTTGGCGTCGTCGCGGCCCATCCACACGCCGGTGGTGAGGCCGCTCGAGAAGCCGATGAACCAGCCGTCCTTGTTCGAATTGGTCGTGCCCGTCTTGCCGGCGACGGGACGCCCAATCTGGGCGGCGCGGCCGGTGCCGGTCAGCACCGCCGCCTGCAGCAGGTCGGTCATCTGCGCGGCGACCCACGGCGCGACGAGGACGCGCGATTGGTCGACCTCGTGCTGGTAGAGGACGCTGCCGTCGGGCGTGGTGACCCTGCGGATGCCATAGGGCACCACCGCCACGCCCTTCTGGCTGACCGAGGCGAAGGCGCGGGTCATGTCGATCAGGCGCACGTCGGACGTCCCCAATACCATCGAGGGCTGGGTGTTGATCTCGGTGGTGATGCCGAAGCGCTGCGCCATGTCGGCAATGGTGCGGAAGCCCACTTCCTGTCCCAGCCGTGCGGAGATCGTGTTGATCGAACGCGCAAAGGCTTCGCGGATCGTCACCGGCCCCGAATGGCTCCGGCTGCTGTTGCGCGGGCTCCAGCCGCCGATCGTGATCGGCTCGTCGACGACTGTGTCGTCGGGCGTGTAGCCGGCCTCCAATGCGGAGAGATAGACGAAAAGCTTGAACGCCGAGCCCGGCTGGCGCGTCGCCTGGGTGGCGCGGTTGTATATCGAGCTTACGTAATCGCGGCCGCCGACCATCGCACGGACCGCGCCGTCGCGGTCGAGCGTGACGAGCGCGCCCTGGGCGCCGCTCGGCGTGTTGGCGTTGATCGCCTGGTCGGCGGACCGCTGCATTGCCGGATCGAGCGTCGTCCAGACGTCGATCGGCTCGACCGATTCATCGATCAGCATGTCGAGCTGGGGCAGGACCCAATCGGTGAAATAGCGGACGCTGTTCTGCTTCGGCGTCGGCACGAATTTGACTTGGGCGGGCTCGGCGGAGGCAGCCTCGGCGGGCGTGATGTCGCCCGTCTCGAGCATCAGCT
This portion of the Sphingomonas sp. LY54 genome encodes:
- a CDS encoding cell wall hydrolase, with the translated sequence MTLAAGAAYADTSMAPETDTANAVRYIDHAAADLDGATLASARMETPAIRAQQVDFSTSVPDHAVATVDEPVIAPEPAPKSRSLRELVGEHARSKVADAEHECLAEAVYFESKGEPLEGQLAVAEVVINRAESGRYPSTLCGVVRQRGQFSFVRGGRIPDAPSGTEAWRKAVAIAHIAREELAESKAENAMFFHATRVRPSWRGLKRVAAVGNHIFYR
- a CDS encoding YcgN family cysteine cluster protein, with product MNFWEKPLVQLTREEWEKLCDGCGKCCLHKVEDADTGEIYNTNVTCKLLDSHSGLCTNYKGRRSFVPDCVQLTYQKAGTLPWLPSTCAYRLRAEGKPLPGWHYLITGSRDTVHEAGQSVRGWTVPEGEAGPLEYHLSDREL
- a CDS encoding MmcB family DNA repair protein, whose translation is MASLPSLDGCFADSPLIAQDVARGVTRLFFRQDLFGLCEVPLPNGRRADLMAVCGKGLLTIVEIKVSKADLLGDQKWRDYLDYCDRFFWAVPAGFDLALLEGEAQGPDVSGLIVADRYDAAVVRDAPMRQLAAARRKAETLRFARRAARRLVGGIDPGLAGLD
- a CDS encoding SprT family zinc-dependent metalloprotease; translated protein: MSSELRFEGGSVSAVLTLKTSARAKVMRLRVDPRTGAVILTVPRRVSQRRALQWAAGHRDWIEKTLSAIPAPLALAHGSEIPLGGVPHAIDWRPDRSRIARVEDGRILIGGPEETLVPRMQRWLRRQALDVLTRETHEYAAKAGVTVSRVGVGDTVSRWGSCSSAGTIRYSWRLILAPDWVRRATVAHEVAHRVHMDHSPRFHALVEQLFGADPTPARLWLRRNGAALHRIARA
- a CDS encoding ankyrin repeat domain-containing protein, with translation MIRISKALFAAAALALVAAPAAAQQLTSDGFALMEAVKKRDGDKVTNLLSKPSTTIINTRDHASGDSVLHVVTRERDLTWLRFLVGKGARVDSENREGNTALSLAAQIGWAEGAEFLLARKASPNAANKRGETPLILAVLNRDVPMVRLLLARGADPRKADSSTGYSAIDYAKRDPRAASIVKLLETPAKPAKAVSGPVL
- a CDS encoding SCO family protein, whose product is MNERRFLASLALLLTLLLGACGPKAEETPPLAGASLGGPFTLTDQDGKQVSDTDFDGRYRLVYFGFTYCPDVCPVDLQVIGQGFRQLEKSDPAIAAKVQPIFISVDPERDTPPVVKEFVSAFHPRLVGLTGTPEQIAEVAKRYGIYYIKEQSEGASGYLVNHSRNTVLFGPKGEPIAIVPHDQGPETVAAELKRWVK
- a CDS encoding PBP1A family penicillin-binding protein, yielding MASTASSPLKRTLITTLKIGVYAGLVGLVALVVAVVVAMNSLPSYQELVRRDDLGQMIRVRAADGSTLVSLGPSFGEWVRYDEIPEVMKDAMLAVEDRRYHMHPGVDPIGLARAVKVRVERGHWAQGGSTITQQLARNIFLTNSRTFGRKVREAILALALERRFSKEQILELYLNRVYFGGGAYGIDAASRRFFGHSADTLSLSEAAIIAGLVKAPSNYSPTADAEAARGRAGVVIKLMLETGDITPAEAASAEPAQVKFVPTPKQNSVRYFTDWVLPQLDMLIDESVEPIDVWTTLDPAMQRSADQAINANTPSGAQGALVTLDRDGAVRAMVGGRDYVSSIYNRATQATRQPGSAFKLFVYLSALEAGYTPDDTVVDEPITIGGWSPRNSSRSHSGPVTIREAFARSINTISARLGQEVGFRTIADMAQRFGITTEINTQPSMVLGTSDVRLIDMTRAFASVSQKGVAVVPYGIRRVTTPDGSVLYQHEVDQSRVLVAPWVAAQMTDLLQAAVLTGTGRAAQIGRPVAGKTGTTNSNKDGWFIGFSSGLTTGVWMGRDDAKALPGLQGGTSPARAFRDHMVRAVAKRPVEKFDIEVALPDWEMEPDEEAWFGEPENGPAIPGDPGMMVDPDGNPIAPQPGQPIDVAPQPLPAPADDPRREELNQEWLDRAVGRERAPPPAPRQAPPPRQLSARDPVERRPVPAQP